From the Gemmatimonadales bacterium genome, one window contains:
- a CDS encoding SDR family oxidoreductase, whose protein sequence is MPTPPSEYKGSHWQAASGRRSSGAVMEQPAPQRIADTGFRGKVAVVTGGATGLGRAIALEFGRQGCHVAFCFVDLPGRDVTEQALLTETSLRAMGVEVYAAKCDVRDAKAVDRFMGEVRSELGGLHILVNNAGIAMDGALWRMTDKAWKDVLETNITGTFQCIRAVSHGFREQRYGKIVNVSAHQAERPGFGVANYAASKAGVIGLTRAAAVELGPSNVNVNAVAPGFIRTERMGMLPDDVIDRARKHSVLGRVAEPADVAKVIAFLCSDDARHVTGQVLVVDGGLSLE, encoded by the coding sequence ATGCCGACTCCTCCATCCGAGTACAAAGGCAGCCACTGGCAGGCGGCCAGCGGACGCCGCAGCAGCGGCGCCGTCATGGAACAGCCTGCGCCCCAGCGGATCGCCGACACGGGGTTCCGGGGCAAGGTCGCCGTTGTCACCGGGGGCGCCACCGGCCTCGGCCGGGCCATCGCCCTCGAGTTCGGGCGGCAGGGGTGTCACGTTGCCTTTTGCTTCGTGGACCTCCCCGGCCGGGACGTTACCGAGCAGGCGCTGCTGACGGAGACGTCACTCCGGGCCATGGGGGTGGAGGTCTACGCCGCCAAGTGCGATGTGCGCGACGCCAAGGCGGTCGACCGGTTCATGGGCGAGGTCCGCAGTGAACTCGGCGGACTGCACATCCTCGTCAACAACGCCGGCATCGCCATGGACGGCGCGCTCTGGCGCATGACGGACAAGGCGTGGAAGGACGTGCTGGAGACCAACATCACGGGCACCTTCCAGTGCATCCGTGCCGTTTCGCACGGGTTCCGGGAACAGCGGTATGGAAAGATCGTGAACGTGAGCGCCCACCAGGCCGAGCGCCCCGGGTTTGGCGTAGCGAATTACGCCGCGAGCAAGGCGGGGGTCATCGGCCTGACGCGGGCCGCCGCGGTGGAGCTCGGTCCCTCGAATGTGAATGTCAACGCCGTCGCCCCGGGCTTCATCCGGACCGAGCGCATGGGGATGCTGCCCGACGACGTGATCGACCGGGCCCGGAAGCACTCGGTGCTGGGTCGGGTCGCGGAGCCGGCCGACGTCGCCAAGGTGATCGCCTTCCTCTGCTCTGATGATGCCCGCCACGTGACCGGCCAGGTGCTGGTCGTGGACGGGGGCCTTTCGCTCGAATAG
- a CDS encoding carbon starvation CstA family protein, with protein MQTTGWILVSVVGAVSWGVLALHRGETINAAWLVLAAVGTYLVAYRFYARFLATRVLDIDPTRATPAERLSNGRDFVPTTRGVLFGHHFAAIAGAGPLVGPVLAAQFGYLPGMLWIVFGVVLGGAVQDFVILFASMRRDGKSLGQMAKEEIGPVTGVAAMVAILAIMIILLAVLALVVVNALRDSPWGLFTIACTVPIALLMGFWMKVWRPGRTLEATSVGIVLLMASLVGGRLVAESAVLAPYFTMDAGTIAWLIIGYGFVASVLPVWMLLCPRDYLSTFMKVGTITLLAVGILVVLPPIKLPAVTQFIDGTGPIFAGKLFPFAFITIACGAISGFHALVASGTTPKMLRREGDAPLIGYGGMLMESFVAVMALCAAAVLDPGVYFAINAPLATLGGSLDAAAETIRSWGFVVTPGQMQTLAASVGESTLLARTGGAPSLAVGMAQIFAGVFGAHLTALWYHFAIMFEALFILTTVDTGTRVGRFMFQELAGHLWEPMGRTSWYPSTVLASLAVVAGWGWFLLQGVHDPLGGINTLWPLFGISNQLLAAIALAVGTTVLMRSGKARYAWVTLLPLAWLLVVTLTAGWQKIFAADPRLGFLAHAAATSAQVASGGIDAAPGARLIFNDRLNVAMAALFMAVVLLVVISSARVWLGILRGTTPATTREAPYVATSYAS; from the coding sequence ATGCAAACCACCGGCTGGATTCTCGTGTCCGTGGTCGGCGCGGTGTCGTGGGGGGTCCTCGCCCTGCACCGGGGGGAAACCATCAACGCCGCCTGGCTGGTCCTCGCGGCGGTCGGCACTTACCTCGTCGCCTACCGGTTCTACGCCCGCTTCCTGGCCACCCGGGTGCTCGACATCGACCCGACCCGGGCCACCCCCGCCGAACGGCTGAGCAACGGCCGGGACTTCGTGCCGACCACGCGCGGCGTGCTCTTTGGGCATCACTTCGCGGCCATCGCGGGGGCAGGCCCGCTGGTCGGGCCGGTGCTGGCCGCCCAGTTCGGCTACCTCCCCGGCATGCTCTGGATCGTGTTCGGCGTCGTGCTGGGGGGCGCCGTGCAGGATTTCGTCATCCTCTTCGCCTCGATGCGCCGCGACGGGAAGTCGCTCGGGCAGATGGCCAAGGAGGAAATCGGGCCGGTGACCGGCGTGGCCGCGATGGTCGCCATCCTGGCCATCATGATCATCCTGCTGGCGGTGCTCGCCCTGGTGGTGGTCAACGCCCTGCGCGACAGCCCGTGGGGACTCTTCACCATCGCCTGCACGGTGCCGATCGCGCTCCTGATGGGGTTCTGGATGAAGGTGTGGCGGCCTGGACGGACGCTCGAGGCCACCAGCGTCGGCATCGTCCTGCTGATGGCGTCGCTGGTCGGCGGCCGGCTGGTGGCCGAGAGCGCCGTCCTCGCTCCCTATTTCACGATGGACGCGGGGACGATCGCGTGGCTGATCATCGGCTACGGATTCGTGGCGAGCGTACTGCCGGTCTGGATGCTGCTCTGCCCGCGGGACTATCTCTCCACCTTCATGAAGGTCGGCACCATCACCCTCCTCGCGGTCGGCATTCTGGTGGTCCTTCCGCCCATCAAGCTCCCCGCGGTGACGCAGTTCATCGACGGCACCGGGCCGATTTTCGCCGGGAAGCTCTTTCCGTTCGCCTTCATCACCATCGCCTGTGGCGCCATCAGCGGATTTCACGCGCTGGTGGCGAGCGGCACCACGCCGAAGATGCTGCGCCGTGAAGGCGACGCGCCGCTCATCGGCTACGGCGGGATGCTGATGGAGTCGTTCGTCGCGGTCATGGCGCTCTGCGCCGCGGCGGTGCTGGACCCCGGCGTCTACTTCGCCATCAACGCTCCGCTTGCCACGCTCGGCGGGTCACTCGACGCCGCAGCCGAGACGATTCGGAGCTGGGGATTCGTCGTCACCCCGGGGCAGATGCAAACACTGGCCGCCTCGGTCGGCGAGTCCACGCTGCTGGCGCGCACCGGCGGGGCCCCCTCGCTGGCCGTCGGCATGGCGCAGATCTTTGCCGGAGTGTTCGGTGCCCACCTGACCGCACTCTGGTACCACTTCGCCATAATGTTCGAGGCGCTGTTCATCCTGACCACGGTGGATACCGGCACCCGCGTCGGTCGGTTCATGTTCCAGGAACTGGCGGGTCATCTCTGGGAACCGATGGGACGGACGTCGTGGTATCCGAGCACCGTCCTCGCGTCCCTGGCGGTCGTGGCGGGGTGGGGGTGGTTCCTCCTGCAGGGCGTCCACGACCCACTCGGCGGGATCAACACCCTCTGGCCGCTCTTCGGGATCAGCAACCAGCTCCTCGCGGCCATCGCGCTCGCGGTCGGGACTACCGTGCTCATGCGTTCAGGCAAGGCCCGGTACGCCTGGGTCACCCTCCTGCCGCTGGCTTGGCTCCTGGTGGTCACGCTGACGGCGGGATGGCAGAAGATCTTCGCCGCCGACCCGCGGCTCGGCTTCCTGGCCCACGCGGCGGCCACGAGCGCCCAAGTCGCGAGCGGAGGGATAGATGCGGCCCCGGGCGCGCGCCTGATTTTCAACGACCGGCTGAACGTCGCGATGGCAGCGCTGTTCATGGCGGTCGTGCTGCTCGTGGTGATTTCGTCGGCGCGGGTCTGGCTGGGCATCCTGCGGGGGACGACGCCCGCCACCACCCGGGAGGCGCCGTATGTGGCAACCAGCTATGCGAGTTGA
- a CDS encoding YbdD/YjiX family protein — translation MRVDVGGWLRRALRGVRRMAGMPDYTLYVEHRRRHHPDEAVPSEREYYAEYVTARYGDSPTRCC, via the coding sequence ATGCGAGTTGACGTCGGCGGATGGCTCCGGCGGGCGCTGCGGGGGGTGCGACGTATGGCCGGCATGCCGGACTACACCCTCTACGTTGAGCACCGACGCCGTCACCATCCCGACGAGGCGGTGCCCAGCGAACGAGAGTACTATGCCGAGTACGTCACCGCGCGCTACGGCGATTCCCCGACGAGGTGCTGCTGA
- a CDS encoding DUF502 domain-containing protein: protein MNRMVRYFVNGLLLSTPIALTLYVCWRIFRAVDGWLGLPWHGAGFIATIALITLVGWLATTYLWSSLFGLVEHAMERVPLVRFLYNSLKEVLGAFVGEKKRFDRPVVVQLIPGGSAHALGFLTRESLDSLGLTDLVAVYLPQSYNFAGQVLLFPRDHVVPIAAGSSDVMAFIVSGGVVEGSRGSESSATPAP, encoded by the coding sequence ATGAACCGCATGGTCCGATACTTCGTGAACGGGCTCCTGCTCTCCACGCCGATTGCCCTGACACTCTACGTCTGCTGGCGCATCTTCCGGGCGGTGGACGGCTGGCTCGGGCTTCCCTGGCATGGTGCGGGGTTCATCGCGACCATCGCACTCATCACCCTGGTCGGATGGCTGGCCACCACCTACCTGTGGAGTTCGCTGTTCGGGCTCGTGGAGCACGCGATGGAGCGGGTCCCGCTCGTGCGCTTCCTCTACAACTCGCTGAAGGAAGTCCTCGGGGCGTTTGTCGGGGAGAAGAAGCGCTTCGACCGCCCGGTGGTGGTGCAGCTCATCCCAGGCGGCAGTGCCCACGCCCTCGGCTTTCTCACCCGGGAGTCGCTCGACTCCCTGGGCCTGACTGACCTGGTCGCAGTGTACCTGCCCCAGTCCTACAACTTTGCCGGACAGGTCCTGCTCTTTCCGCGCGACCACGTGGTCCCCATCGCCGCCGGCAGCAGCGACGTGATGGCGTTCATCGTGTCGGGAGGGGTGGTGGAAGGGTCCAGGGGGAGCGAATCATCAGCCACGCCAGCGCCGTGA
- a CDS encoding MFS transporter: MAKTYSSAEDGQSPAPLPPGPAALPATVKGLSLVSLFNDFASEMVYPLLPAFITSLGGGPALLGALDGASDLTSALLKWLSGRWADRPGWRKPLILVGYGTALFIRPFIALAGAASTVLGFRVVDRVGKGLRTPARDAMIADATPAPLLGRAFGFHRGADHFGAVLGSVAAWFLLSRGVAVRDVIAWTWLPGLVVMLILFRVLRRAPSVKPRDPVAPAQVDATGRVFWGPMLMLAALTLFRMPEALLLLRLQGLGVPVATVPLVWAGLHVVRSGAAYPGGWLSDTLGTRGTVAVGGLLFAGVMYLLGGALTESAGVATFLALGLAGGLLEPAERSLVARLAPVRTGRGFGAYHGVTGLAALPAGLLFGLVYQNAGAGVALRASAALMAVTALAWLMIRSPWTLPPPLPTR, encoded by the coding sequence ATGGCAAAGACTTACAGCAGCGCTGAGGACGGCCAGTCACCGGCCCCGCTGCCCCCCGGCCCCGCTGCCCTCCCCGCGACGGTCAAGGGCCTCTCCCTCGTCTCGCTCTTCAACGACTTCGCGAGCGAGATGGTCTACCCCCTCCTGCCCGCCTTCATCACCTCGCTCGGTGGTGGGCCGGCCCTCCTCGGGGCGCTGGATGGCGCTTCGGATCTCACCTCGGCCCTCCTCAAATGGCTCAGCGGACGCTGGGCGGACAGGCCCGGGTGGCGGAAGCCCCTGATCCTGGTTGGATACGGCACGGCCCTGTTCATCCGGCCGTTCATTGCCCTGGCCGGGGCGGCCAGCACCGTGCTCGGGTTCCGGGTCGTCGACCGCGTGGGGAAGGGGCTCCGGACGCCGGCCCGCGATGCGATGATCGCGGACGCCACCCCCGCGCCACTCCTCGGCCGTGCCTTTGGATTTCACCGTGGCGCCGATCATTTCGGCGCGGTGCTCGGGTCGGTTGCCGCCTGGTTCCTGCTCAGCAGAGGGGTCGCGGTGCGGGACGTGATTGCCTGGACCTGGCTGCCCGGTTTGGTCGTGATGCTGATTCTCTTTCGGGTGTTGCGACGCGCCCCGTCCGTCAAGCCGCGTGATCCGGTCGCGCCGGCACAAGTCGACGCCACGGGCCGGGTCTTCTGGGGACCGATGCTGATGCTGGCTGCGCTCACCCTCTTTCGAATGCCGGAGGCGCTGCTCCTCCTCCGCCTCCAGGGGCTCGGCGTTCCGGTGGCGACCGTCCCCCTGGTCTGGGCTGGACTCCATGTGGTGCGCAGCGGTGCCGCCTATCCCGGCGGATGGCTGAGCGACACGCTGGGTACGCGCGGGACGGTGGCCGTTGGTGGATTGCTGTTTGCGGGGGTGATGTATCTGCTGGGCGGGGCGCTCACCGAGTCGGCAGGCGTGGCGACCTTCCTGGCGCTCGGACTGGCGGGCGGACTGCTGGAACCGGCGGAGCGCTCACTCGTGGCGCGACTGGCGCCGGTGCGAACGGGGCGCGGCTTCGGGGCCTACCACGGTGTGACCGGGCTGGCCGCGCTGCCGGCCGGGCTGCTGTTCGGGTTGGTCTACCAGAACGCCGGAGCGGGGGTCGCGCTCCGGGCATCGGCGGCGCTGATGGCCGTCACGGCGCTGGCGTGGCTGATGATTCGCTCCCCCTGGACCCTTCCACCACCCCTCCCGACACGATGA
- a CDS encoding ATP-grasp domain-containing protein has translation MRITVLTYVEASERSTEYDVVVNQVARALRRQGHQVAILGVHADVKRVIAGLQRRRPDLVFNMVEMFAENIFGDIAMEGLLDLLGLEYTGCGPGESYLTQDKALSKKLLAFHGILYPRFAVFARDADFETGGNLRMPLFVKPLRTDASIGIHRNSLVTDMKTLMRRVATIHEDLNDSALAEEYIEGREFYVGVLGNHDPIALPPIELDFSGLPDGVPHVLDSKAKWDENSAAYKGTKSVLADLPDELRAKLQKVSVDAYRALRVRDYGRVDLRLTDTGDIYVLEVNASCYLARDSEFAMAATAAGIPYPALIQRIVDLATDRYRRGAGLRTRIEPLKVPQPNGKKSGDTAKKQPSEETKKGEETAKKTAEG, from the coding sequence GTGAGAATCACCGTCCTGACGTACGTCGAGGCCAGCGAACGCTCCACCGAGTACGACGTGGTGGTCAACCAGGTGGCGCGGGCACTTCGGCGGCAGGGGCACCAGGTGGCCATCCTCGGAGTCCACGCCGACGTCAAGCGGGTGATTGCCGGACTCCAGCGCCGCCGCCCCGACCTCGTCTTCAACATGGTGGAGATGTTCGCCGAAAATATCTTCGGTGATATTGCCATGGAGGGATTGCTCGACCTCCTCGGCCTCGAGTACACCGGCTGCGGCCCCGGCGAGTCCTACCTGACGCAGGACAAGGCCCTCTCCAAGAAACTGCTCGCCTTTCACGGCATCCTGTATCCCCGGTTCGCCGTCTTTGCCCGTGATGCCGACTTCGAGACCGGCGGCAACCTCCGCATGCCGCTCTTCGTCAAGCCGCTCCGCACCGACGCCTCCATCGGCATTCATCGCAATTCCCTCGTGACCGACATGAAGACGCTGATGCGCCGCGTGGCCACCATCCACGAGGACCTCAACGATTCCGCCCTCGCCGAGGAGTACATCGAGGGACGGGAGTTTTACGTCGGTGTGCTGGGGAATCACGACCCGATCGCGCTCCCCCCGATTGAACTGGACTTCTCGGGGCTTCCCGACGGGGTGCCGCATGTGCTCGACAGCAAGGCGAAGTGGGACGAGAACAGCGCGGCGTACAAGGGGACCAAGTCGGTCCTCGCCGACCTGCCCGACGAACTCCGCGCCAAGCTCCAGAAGGTGTCGGTCGACGCCTACCGGGCGCTCCGGGTCCGCGACTACGGCCGCGTGGACCTTCGGCTCACCGATACCGGCGACATCTATGTGCTGGAAGTGAACGCGAGCTGCTACCTGGCGCGCGACAGCGAGTTTGCGATGGCGGCGACGGCGGCTGGCATCCCCTATCCCGCGCTGATTCAGCGCATCGTGGACCTGGCCACTGACCGATACCGGCGCGGCGCGGGACTCCGGACCCGGATCGAGCCATTGAAGGTGCCGCAGCCGAACGGGAAGAAGAGCGGAGATACGGCAAAAAAGCAGCCGTCTGAAGAGACCAAGAAGGGCGAGGAAACCGCGAAGAAGACCGCCGAGGGCTAG
- a CDS encoding DUF885 family protein, which translates to MPSATDALARSYLDLRWNFDPAAGTAAGDAASDARLGTFDDVSVRRQLAAYRAMAGAVEELEIAGLQDEIDRTALLDDIRVSTFRFQHERPHVHDPAFWLSHLFGAYYGLIERAADETERRAEAALARLQATPEFLASAGATLRSQPPVMLGTGLTMLEGGAELPGLLAAEFGRRVPSMLDTLAAAAYEAAAALAHFKTTLRTELQTNPAELAFAVGEDEFNRRLHHEHALRATAPELWRYGLRLVEETGAEMQAAALALSPEAPWAETVRRLRAEGLGASVLEAYADEVGRARGFVAESGIVALPSAELRVEATPAYLQHFLPAVWCEPPSPGERARGGRLLITDANGGAVHSRHETWAWAAAEAWPGHFLQRETAAAQPSLVRQYLWTPLTVRGWALYSEELLAAAGFAGGPEERLMGIARRLRAAVRVILDVGLHTRGMTPTEGVSYAVEHLAVDREEAMEMVRRASARPTYALADAVGRREIHRLRDTWRERVGPDVPIRVFHDAMLSYGGLPVSLIRWGMGLDD; encoded by the coding sequence ATGCCGTCAGCCACTGACGCCCTCGCCCGTTCCTATCTCGACCTCCGGTGGAACTTCGATCCGGCGGCCGGAACGGCGGCCGGTGACGCCGCCTCGGATGCCCGGCTCGGCACCTTCGACGATGTCAGCGTCCGGCGGCAGCTCGCCGCCTACCGCGCGATGGCGGGAGCGGTCGAGGAACTGGAAATCGCCGGGCTGCAGGATGAGATCGACCGAACGGCGCTCCTCGACGATATTCGTGTTTCCACCTTTCGGTTCCAGCACGAACGTCCCCACGTGCACGACCCCGCCTTCTGGCTCTCCCACCTCTTCGGTGCCTACTACGGCCTGATTGAACGCGCCGCCGACGAGACGGAGCGGCGGGCGGAAGCGGCCCTCGCCAGGCTGCAGGCCACGCCGGAGTTTCTGGCCAGTGCCGGCGCCACTCTGCGGAGCCAGCCGCCCGTCATGCTGGGCACCGGCCTGACCATGCTGGAGGGTGGCGCCGAGCTGCCGGGGTTGCTGGCCGCCGAATTCGGGCGCCGTGTTCCCTCGATGCTCGACACGCTCGCGGCGGCCGCCTACGAAGCGGCGGCGGCGCTGGCCCACTTCAAGACCACGCTCCGCACCGAACTTCAGACCAATCCCGCGGAACTCGCCTTTGCCGTGGGAGAGGACGAATTCAACCGTCGCCTCCACCACGAACACGCGCTGCGCGCCACGGCACCCGAACTGTGGCGCTACGGCCTCCGGCTGGTGGAGGAGACCGGCGCCGAGATGCAGGCGGCGGCATTGGCTCTCAGCCCGGAGGCCCCGTGGGCGGAAACCGTGCGGCGCCTGCGTGCGGAGGGGCTGGGCGCGTCGGTGCTCGAGGCCTACGCGGACGAGGTCGGACGGGCGCGGGGCTTCGTGGCCGAGTCGGGGATCGTCGCGCTGCCTTCCGCGGAACTCCGGGTCGAGGCGACCCCCGCCTATCTGCAGCACTTCCTGCCTGCCGTCTGGTGCGAGCCGCCGAGCCCCGGTGAGCGGGCGCGGGGTGGCCGTCTGCTCATCACCGATGCGAATGGCGGCGCGGTTCACTCGCGGCATGAGACATGGGCCTGGGCCGCGGCGGAAGCGTGGCCTGGCCACTTCCTCCAGCGGGAAACGGCCGCCGCGCAGCCGTCGCTCGTCCGGCAGTATCTCTGGACTCCGCTCACCGTGCGGGGCTGGGCGCTCTATTCGGAGGAACTGCTGGCGGCTGCCGGGTTTGCCGGTGGCCCCGAGGAGCGGCTGATGGGAATTGCGCGCCGGCTCCGCGCCGCGGTGCGGGTCATTCTCGACGTCGGGTTGCATACCCGGGGCATGACCCCGACCGAGGGGGTGTCGTACGCGGTGGAGCATCTGGCGGTCGACCGCGAGGAGGCGATGGAGATGGTGCGGCGGGCCAGTGCCCGGCCGACATACGCCCTGGCCGACGCCGTGGGGCGGCGGGAGATCCACCGGCTGCGCGACACCTGGCGCGAGCGGGTCGGGCCGGACGTCCCCATCCGCGTGTTCCACGACGCCATGCTCTCGTACGGAGGGCTGCCGGTTTCACTGATTCGGTGGGGTATGGGACTCGACGACTGA
- a CDS encoding LeuA family protein — translation MESKDLVYDWNARDAAFDYTRRPVVLNDETLRDGLQSPSVIDPPMDVKIRLLHLMADLGVRSADIGLPGAGPRAVAQVRALAKEIVEQRLPIDMNCAARTVIADVEPIVRVSEEVGVPIEAATFIGSSSIRQYTEDWTLDKMLRVSEEAVTYAVTNGLPVMYVTEDTTRARPETLKALYGAAIACGARRICLADTVGFATPAGVRALVKFVQDEIVTPSGEDVLIDWHGHRDRGLGIANCLAAIEAGVDRVHGTALGIGERVGNAEMDLLIVNLYLLGLHTGDLSKLSEYCQLASESTGIPVPAQYPVVGTDAFRTATGVHAAAILKARKKGDEWLADRVYSSVPAGIFGFRQRIEISPVSGLSNVKCWLEEHGYDPEDTLLSEALFNAAKKADRVLDTPECERLIAAARGQSVADAVSH, via the coding sequence ATGGAATCCAAAGATCTCGTATACGACTGGAACGCCAGGGACGCCGCCTTCGACTACACGCGGCGGCCGGTGGTGCTGAACGACGAGACCCTCCGCGACGGCCTGCAGAGCCCGTCGGTGATCGACCCGCCGATGGACGTCAAGATCCGTCTCCTGCACCTGATGGCCGACCTGGGGGTGCGGTCCGCGGACATCGGACTGCCCGGCGCCGGCCCGCGCGCGGTGGCGCAGGTCCGGGCGCTCGCAAAGGAAATCGTCGAGCAGAGGCTCCCGATCGACATGAACTGCGCCGCCCGCACCGTCATCGCCGACGTGGAACCGATCGTCCGGGTGTCGGAAGAAGTCGGTGTGCCCATCGAGGCCGCCACCTTCATCGGGAGCTCGAGCATCCGGCAGTATACCGAGGACTGGACGCTCGACAAGATGCTGCGGGTCTCGGAGGAGGCGGTGACCTACGCCGTCACCAACGGCCTGCCCGTCATGTACGTCACTGAGGACACCACGCGGGCCAGGCCGGAAACGCTGAAGGCGCTCTATGGCGCCGCCATCGCGTGCGGCGCCCGTCGCATCTGCCTGGCCGACACGGTCGGATTCGCGACACCCGCCGGCGTCCGCGCGCTGGTCAAGTTCGTGCAGGACGAGATCGTGACCCCCTCAGGCGAAGATGTCCTGATTGACTGGCACGGGCATCGCGACCGCGGCCTCGGCATCGCCAATTGCCTCGCGGCAATCGAGGCCGGCGTCGACCGGGTGCACGGGACCGCGCTCGGCATCGGGGAGCGGGTGGGCAATGCGGAGATGGACCTCCTGATCGTGAACCTCTACCTCCTCGGGCTCCATACCGGCGACCTCTCCAAGCTCAGCGAGTACTGTCAGCTCGCCTCCGAATCGACCGGCATCCCCGTGCCGGCGCAGTATCCGGTGGTCGGCACCGACGCCTTCCGCACCGCCACGGGGGTGCACGCGGCCGCCATCCTCAAGGCGCGCAAGAAGGGCGATGAGTGGCTCGCGGACCGGGTGTATTCCTCCGTGCCGGCCGGCATCTTCGGCTTCCGGCAGCGGATCGAGATTTCGCCGGTGTCGGGGCTCTCCAACGTGAAGTGCTGGCTGGAAGAACACGGCTACGATCCGGAGGACACGCTGCTCTCCGAGGCGCTCTTCAACGCAGCCAAGAAGGCGGACCGCGTGCTGGACACGCCGGAATGCGAACGGCTCATTGCGGCAGCCCGTGGACAGAGCGTGGCCGATGCCGTCAGCCACTGA
- a CDS encoding sugar phosphate nucleotidyltransferase, which translates to MQVIIPLAGKGTRLRPHTHLVPKPMLKVAGRPVMDWVMDRLEGLDVTELIFITGHLKETVEAYAKDRYGIPCRFIEQKVQDGTAGAINLARPHVTGPVLIVFVDTVFEADLSLINRTDADGIIWAKEVEDYQRFGVVVTDADGYMTRIVEKPSTPISKLANIGLYFIRDVAALWAGIDHVLASPANKGEYYLTDAFQRMIEHGSRILAAEVGGWYDCGAPGTLLETNGILLEHGAARRRDFPGVVISDPVYIEDGVTIERSSIGPNVSIEAGTRITDSTIRNTIIGRDAVIGTSSLDGALLGNRVKVTGLRGTASLGDDSELNAR; encoded by the coding sequence ATGCAGGTCATCATTCCGCTGGCGGGCAAAGGGACCCGACTCCGGCCACATACCCACCTCGTCCCCAAGCCGATGCTCAAGGTGGCGGGCCGCCCGGTCATGGACTGGGTGATGGACCGGCTCGAGGGTCTGGACGTGACGGAGCTGATCTTCATCACCGGTCACCTCAAGGAAACGGTGGAGGCGTACGCGAAGGACCGGTACGGCATCCCCTGCCGCTTCATCGAGCAGAAGGTGCAGGACGGCACGGCCGGGGCCATCAACCTCGCGCGGCCGCACGTGACCGGCCCCGTGCTGATCGTCTTCGTGGACACCGTGTTCGAGGCAGATCTCTCCCTCATCAATCGCACCGATGCCGACGGGATCATCTGGGCCAAGGAGGTGGAGGACTACCAGCGCTTCGGCGTGGTGGTGACCGACGCCGACGGCTACATGACCCGCATCGTGGAGAAGCCTTCCACGCCAATTTCGAAGCTGGCCAACATCGGCCTCTATTTCATCCGCGACGTGGCCGCGCTCTGGGCCGGGATTGACCACGTGCTGGCGTCGCCCGCCAACAAGGGGGAGTACTACCTGACCGATGCCTTCCAGCGGATGATCGAGCACGGCAGCCGCATCCTGGCCGCCGAGGTGGGCGGCTGGTATGACTGCGGCGCGCCCGGCACGCTTCTCGAGACCAACGGCATCCTGCTTGAGCACGGCGCCGCGCGCCGGCGGGACTTTCCCGGCGTGGTCATCAGCGACCCGGTCTACATCGAGGACGGCGTGACCATCGAGCGGAGCAGCATCGGGCCCAATGTGTCCATTGAAGCGGGGACGCGCATCACCGACAGCACCATTCGGAACACGATCATCGGCCGCGACGCGGTCATCGGCACGTCCTCGCTCGACGGAGCGCTCCTTGGCAACCGCGTGAAGGTGACCGGCCTGCGAGGAACGGCCAGCCTCGGCGACGACTCCGAGCTCAACGCGCGCTGA
- a CDS encoding cupin domain-containing protein, producing the protein MPDVPYRVDKPWGHELIWARTDRYVGKVLHVKAGHVLSLQYHNKKDETMHVLSGELILRTRPGEELEARAFKAGDSVHIPAGLVHQIEAVVDSDVLEASTPELDDLVRLSDRYGRGS; encoded by the coding sequence ATGCCGGATGTGCCGTACCGGGTGGACAAGCCGTGGGGCCATGAGTTGATCTGGGCTCGCACCGACCGCTACGTGGGCAAGGTGCTGCACGTGAAGGCGGGCCATGTGCTGAGCCTGCAATACCACAACAAGAAGGACGAGACGATGCACGTCCTCTCCGGCGAGCTCATCCTGCGGACGCGCCCTGGCGAGGAGCTGGAAGCCCGCGCCTTCAAGGCCGGCGATTCGGTGCACATCCCGGCGGGCCTCGTCCACCAGATCGAGGCCGTGGTGGACAGCGACGTGCTCGAGGCGTCCACGCCGGAGCTCGACGACCTGGTCCGCCTGTCCGACCGCTACGGACGGGGGAGCTGA